From Cucumis melo cultivar AY chromosome 1, USDA_Cmelo_AY_1.0, whole genome shotgun sequence, a single genomic window includes:
- the LOC103499838 gene encoding uncharacterized protein LOC103499838 produces MSGPPRIRSMNVADSDSRPVLGPTGNKARTVETRKPGVKPLKKLEKPRQEVESKDKRVPLSPPQCVTVPSVLRQQDRHQAILNLSMNASCSSDASSDSFNSRASSARGTRQRGPNLRRKQCSTVKGADKAVEKVGVESVAVVADTVGCLESKKRCAWVTPNTDPCYAAFHDEEWGVPVHDDKKLFELLCLSGALAELTWPAILNKRHLFREIFLDFDPTVVSKLNEKKMVAPGSAATSLLSELKIRAIIENGRQMCKVIDEFGSFNVYMWNFVNHKPIISQFRYPRQVPDKTSKAEVISKDLVKRGFRSVGPTVIYTFMQVAGLTNDHLISCFRFTECIETQTAEKGERDGEMKLNPNEKMPEALKNLEL; encoded by the exons ATGTCAGGCCCTCCGAGAATCCGGTCTATGAATGTGGCGGATTCCGATTCACGACCGGTTCTTGGGCCTACTGGGAACAAAGCGCGAACTGTAGAGACTAGAAAACCTGGTGTGAAGCCATTGAAGAAGCTTGAGAAGCCTCGTCAAGAAGTTGAATCAAAGGACAAAAGGGTGCCATTGTCTCCGCCTCAATGCGTTACAGTTCCATCGGTTTTAAGGCAACAGGATCGCCACCAGGCGATTctcaatctgtcaatgaatgCCTCGTGTTCTTCGGATGCGTCGTCTGATTCGTTTAATAGTCGGGCGTCCAGTGCAAGAGGTACGAGACAGCGTGGTCCGAATTTGAGAAGGAAGCAATGTAGTACGGTTAAGGGGGCTGACAAGGCTGTTGAAAAGGTTGGTGTCGAAAGTGTGGCCGTGGTGGCGGATACAGTTGGTTGCTTAGAGTCCAAAAAACGATGTGCTTGGGTAACGCCTAATACAG ATCCATGTTATGCTGCTTTTCACGACGAAGAATGGGGAGTACCAGTTCACGATGACAA AAAATTGTTTGAATTGCTTTGCCTATCGGGTGCATTGGCTGAACTTACATGGCCTGCCATCCTCAACAAAAGACATCTATTTAG GGAAATTTTTTTGGACTTCGACCCAACTGTCGTTTCGAAATTAAACGAGAAAAAAATGGTTGCTCCTGGAAGTGCTGCTACTTCTTTACTGTCAGAACTCAAGATTCGAGCTATCATTGAAAATGGTCGTCAAATGTGCAAG GTAATTGATGAATTTGGTTCCTTCAACGTGTACATGTGGAACTTTGTGAACCATAAACCAATCATCAGTCAGTTCCGGTACCCACGTCAAGTCCCGGATAAGACATCGAAAGCAGAGGTGATAAGCAAGGATCTCGTAAAGAGAGGGTTTCGAAGCGTAGGACCAACAGTCATCTATACATTCATGCAGGTGGCTGGGTTAACTAATGACCATCTCATCAGTTGCTTTAGGTTTACAGAATGTATAGAGACACAAACAGCAGAGAAAGGAGAAAGAGATGGTGAAATGAAGCTTAATCCTAATGAGAAAATGCCAGAGGCTTTGAAAAACTTGGAACTATAA
- the LOC103499837 gene encoding cinnamoyl-CoA reductase 1-like — protein MPVDTSSSHPSTVCVTGAGGFIASWIVKLLLQKGYFVRGTLRNPEDPKNRHLRELEGAGERLSLYKADLLDFESLKAAIDGCDGVFHTASPVTDDPEQMVEPAVNGTKNVIIAAAEANVHRVVFTSSIGAVYMDPNRGPDDIVDESCWSDLEFCKNTKNWYCYGKAVAEQAAWEVAKEKGVDLVVVNPVLVLGPLLQSTINASIIHILKYLTGSAKTYANSVQAYVHVKDVALAHILVYETPSAAGRYLCAESVLHRGEVVEILAKLFPEYPIPTKCSDEVNPRKKAYKFSNKKLKELGLEFTPAKQCLYDTVKSLQEKGHLPIPTSTQPADSIQIQS, from the exons ATGCCGGTTGACACTTCTTCATCTCACCCCTCCACCGTATGCGTCACCGGCGCCGGTGGCTTCATTGCCTCTTGGATCGTCAAACTCCTCCTCCAGAAAGGCTATTTCGTAAGAGGAACTCTCAGAAATCCAG AGGATCCGAAGAACAGGCATTTGAGAGAACTCGAAGGTGCGGGGGAGCGGTTGAGTTTGTATAAAGCGGATCTTCTTGATTTCGAAAGCCTTAAAGCGGCGATCGACGGCTGCGATGGCGTTTTCCATACGGCATCGCCTGTGACTGACGATCCG GAGCAAATGGTGGAACCAGCGGTCAACGGCACAAAGAACGTCATAATCGCGGCGGCCGAAGCCAATGTCCATCGCGTGGTGTTCACTTCCTCTATCGGTGCTGTCTACATGGACCCTAACCGTGGTCCAGACGACATCGTAGACGAGTCCTGTTGGAGCGATCTCGAGTTCTGCAAGAACACAAAG AATTGGTATTGTTATGGCAAAGCTGTGGCGGAGCAGGCGGCATGGGAGGTTGCGAAGGAGAAGGGGGTGGATTTGGTGGTGGTGAATCCAGTGCTGGTGCTAGGGCCATTGTTGCAATCCACCATTAACGCGAGCATAATTCATATACTGAAATACTTGACTGGATCGGCCAAGACTTACGCCAATTCCGTTCAGGCATATGTGCATGTGAAGGATGTGGCTCTAGCTCATATCCTTGTGTACGAGACTCCCTCCGCCGCCGGCCGGTACCTGTGCGCCGAGAGTGTGCTTCATAGAGGGGAGGTTGTTGAGATTCTGGCCAAATTGTTCCCGGAATATCCTATTCCTACCAA GTGCTCAGATGAAGTGAACCCAAGGAAGAAAGCATACAAATTCTCAAACAAGAAGCTGAAGGAGTTGGGATTGGAGTTCACTCCAGCAAAGCAGTGTCTATACGACACCGTTAAAAGCCTACAAGAGAAAGGTCATCTCCCAATTCCCACTTCTACTCAACCAGCAGATTCCATTCAAATTCAATCTTGA